A part of Haloarchaeobius sp. HME9146 genomic DNA contains:
- a CDS encoding nicotinate-nucleotide--dimethylbenzimidazole phosphoribosyltransferase, whose product MRLILCAGSTETASIEGISAAGADPDLMRHTPSADAEILTYGQPVRAPVVPVSPSGCPTPAILTRAVREELGFDVTVVDAGLAEPTGAPTVSVGARTGTDIREANPVPTAPGAFTAARQFGRALPDEHVVVGETVPGGTTTALGVLRALGEVATVSSSFPDNPLEQKREVVREGLAASGLEPGDCAGDPREAVRRMGDPVLATVAGLALGALESGTRVTLGGGTQLLTAGALVRHAGCEHSMELATTSFVADDVDDLADAARRLDLDLTVTDPGFESGEHVAMARYVAGEAKEGVGLGGALALADRADALPTVREAIPRVYASVVDEVGGDEPAGGEDAP is encoded by the coding sequence ATGCGACTGATCCTGTGTGCGGGCTCGACCGAGACCGCCAGCATCGAGGGCATCAGCGCCGCCGGGGCGGACCCCGACCTGATGCGTCACACGCCGAGTGCCGACGCCGAGATTCTGACCTATGGCCAGCCGGTCCGTGCGCCGGTCGTCCCGGTGAGTCCGTCGGGCTGTCCGACACCTGCGATTCTGACCCGGGCGGTCCGCGAGGAACTCGGGTTCGACGTGACCGTGGTCGACGCGGGGCTCGCAGAACCCACGGGCGCACCGACCGTTTCCGTCGGGGCCAGAACGGGCACGGACATCCGTGAGGCGAACCCCGTCCCGACCGCACCCGGCGCGTTCACCGCAGCCCGCCAGTTCGGCCGGGCGCTCCCCGACGAGCACGTGGTGGTGGGCGAAACCGTCCCCGGCGGGACGACCACCGCCCTCGGTGTCTTGCGGGCCCTCGGCGAGGTGGCGACCGTCTCCTCGTCGTTCCCGGACAATCCGCTCGAACAGAAACGCGAGGTCGTCCGCGAGGGACTCGCCGCATCCGGTCTCGAACCGGGCGACTGCGCCGGTGACCCGCGCGAGGCGGTCCGGCGGATGGGTGACCCCGTCCTCGCGACCGTCGCCGGGCTCGCCCTCGGCGCGCTCGAATCCGGGACCCGCGTCACCCTCGGCGGCGGGACCCAGTTGCTGACCGCCGGCGCGCTCGTCAGACACGCCGGGTGCGAGCACTCGATGGAACTCGCCACGACCAGTTTCGTGGCCGACGACGTGGACGACCTGGCCGACGCCGCCCGGCGGCTCGACCTCGACCTGACCGTGACGGACCCCGGCTTCGAGTCCGGAGAGCACGTCGCCATGGCCCGCTACGTCGCCGGGGAGGCCAAAGAGGGCGTCGGCCTCGGCGGCGCACTCGCCCTGGCGGACCGGGCCGACGCACTGCCCACGGTCCGCGAGGCGATTCCCCGAGTGTACGCGTCGGTCGTCGACGAGGTCGGTGGCGACGAGCCGGCGGGAGGCGAGGATGCACCCTGA
- a CDS encoding threonine-phosphate decarboxylase has product MHPDSVREAERVPHGGTTDRSVLDLSANTNPETPPGTEAVYTAALAEADRYPDDRYDEFRAAAAGFVGCRPEQVVPTPGGLAAIRLAIQTTVRPGDSVVVPYPSFGEYAREVRLQGADPVFVPHDEVLATDPADHAMVVACTPNNPTGECPPRDDLVALADRCADSGARLLADEAFLGYTDQSSLVGHDGVIVARSLTKLFGLPGLRAGYAVATGADRDALDTARRAWNLGTPAAAVGAHCLRQTQFVASTRETVGRERARLRDALEPHFEVAPSDAPFLLLDCRDRDVDALLDRARDAGVVLRDARTFRGLESHVRIAVKDRDATDQALAALGVEA; this is encoded by the coding sequence ATGCACCCTGACTCGGTCCGCGAGGCCGAGCGCGTCCCCCACGGCGGGACCACTGATAGAAGCGTCCTCGACCTGAGCGCGAACACGAACCCCGAGACCCCGCCGGGCACCGAGGCCGTCTACACCGCGGCGCTCGCCGAGGCGGACCGCTACCCCGACGACCGGTACGACGAGTTCCGCGCCGCGGCGGCCGGCTTCGTCGGCTGCCGTCCCGAGCAGGTGGTGCCGACGCCGGGCGGGCTCGCCGCGATTCGGCTCGCCATCCAGACGACGGTCCGCCCCGGGGATTCGGTCGTCGTCCCCTACCCCAGCTTCGGGGAGTACGCCCGCGAGGTCCGTCTCCAGGGGGCCGACCCGGTGTTCGTTCCGCACGACGAGGTTCTGGCGACCGACCCGGCCGACCACGCCATGGTCGTCGCCTGCACCCCGAACAACCCGACCGGGGAGTGCCCACCCCGCGACGACCTGGTCGCCCTCGCGGACCGCTGTGCCGATTCGGGAGCCCGGCTGCTCGCCGACGAGGCGTTCCTTGGCTACACCGACCAGTCGTCGCTGGTCGGCCACGACGGCGTCATCGTCGCCCGTTCCCTGACCAAACTGTTCGGGCTTCCCGGGCTGCGCGCCGGCTACGCCGTCGCGACCGGCGCTGACCGTGATGCGCTGGACACGGCCCGGCGCGCCTGGAACCTCGGGACGCCCGCGGCCGCGGTGGGTGCGCACTGCCTTCGCCAGACCCAGTTCGTCGCCTCGACCCGCGAGACGGTCGGCCGGGAGCGAGCGAGACTGCGAGACGCGCTCGAGCCACACTTCGAGGTGGCCCCGTCCGACGCCCCGTTCCTGCTGCTCGACTGTCGCGACCGCGACGTGGACGCACTGCTCGACCGGGCACGGGATGCTGGCGTGGTCCTGCGGGACGCCCGGACATTTCGAGGCCTCGAATCGCACGTCAGAATCGCCGTCAAAGACCGCGACGCGACCGACCAGGCACTGGCAGCGCTCGGTGTGGAGGCGTGA